A window of the Cellvibrio sp. pealriver genome harbors these coding sequences:
- the rrtA gene encoding rhombosortase, which translates to MISITLIVLAIFEGDLFDLLSLNPDKVMSGEIWRLLTSNFVHFGWAHTAMNTAALLLCTLAFFTDDSTKKFLSLFCWCGLCVGLGIYLLNPEYTPYAGLSGVIHGLIVAGLLQTHAYPIWIRLIGLGLVIAKLIQENLPGYQATDLQTLIPAAVAVESHLYGAIAGLLFIAGNWLFVQFQRGK; encoded by the coding sequence GTGATTTCAATTACACTTATCGTTCTTGCGATATTTGAGGGCGATTTATTTGATTTACTCAGTCTCAATCCCGATAAGGTAATGTCCGGCGAGATATGGCGCCTATTGACGAGCAATTTTGTACATTTTGGATGGGCGCACACTGCCATGAATACTGCAGCTCTTTTATTGTGCACGCTGGCTTTCTTCACAGATGATTCCACAAAAAAATTCTTATCCTTATTTTGTTGGTGCGGCTTATGTGTTGGATTAGGAATTTACTTATTAAACCCTGAATACACCCCCTATGCAGGCTTATCGGGAGTCATTCATGGTTTGATAGTCGCGGGCTTATTGCAAACACATGCCTACCCTATATGGATTCGGCTGATCGGGTTGGGTTTGGTAATCGCAAAGTTAATCCAGGAAAACCTACCGGGCTACCAAGCAACTGATTTACAAACACTCATCCCCGCGGCTGTTGCTGTAGAGTCGCATCTGTACGGTGCAATTGCTGGATTACTATTTATCGCTGGCAATTGGTTATTCGTTCAATTTCAAAGAGGCAAGTAA
- the cysZ gene encoding sulfate transporter CysZ, with product MQGSPGKAIDYFFTGARLVLQPGMRKFILIPLMVNILIFFLVTAYLWNVFGDVFAQILEWSPNWLDWFAWLLWPLVAFIFLIVYGYSFNIITNFLAAPFFGLLAEKIEAQLTGIAPPDEPWSQLIPRTLQREAVKLWYFVSRGALVLIIFLILFFIPGANLLGAFIAAIWSCWCMAVQYSDYPADNHQLSFRELRRRLNTKPLTSYSYGGIILLGSMIPVLNIFVTPIAVAGATVYWIKEIKHPSI from the coding sequence ATGCAAGGCTCACCCGGCAAGGCGATTGATTACTTTTTTACAGGTGCCCGATTGGTTTTACAGCCAGGCATGCGCAAATTTATTTTAATTCCACTTATGGTCAATATCCTGATTTTCTTTTTGGTGACGGCTTATTTGTGGAATGTATTTGGCGATGTATTTGCGCAAATTTTGGAGTGGTCACCCAACTGGCTGGATTGGTTTGCCTGGCTACTATGGCCGTTGGTCGCATTTATTTTTTTAATTGTTTACGGCTACAGTTTTAACATTATTACCAATTTTTTAGCCGCACCTTTTTTTGGTTTGCTTGCAGAAAAAATTGAAGCGCAATTAACAGGTATCGCACCACCCGACGAACCCTGGAGCCAATTAATACCGCGCACATTGCAACGTGAAGCGGTAAAGCTTTGGTATTTTGTTAGTCGCGGAGCATTAGTGTTAATTATTTTTTTGATTTTATTTTTTATTCCCGGTGCAAATTTATTAGGAGCATTTATTGCTGCCATCTGGAGCTGTTGGTGTATGGCGGTCCAATATTCAGATTACCCTGCCGACAACCATCAACTCAGTTTTCGCGAATTGCGCCGTCGTTTGAATACAAAACCACTAACCAGTTATTCCTACGGTGGAATTATCCTGTTGGGAAGCATGATTCCTGTCTTGAATATTTTTGTTACACCCATCGCTGTTGCCGGTGCCACTGTTTATTGGATAAAAGAAATAAAACATCCATCCATCTAA
- a CDS encoding DUF4402 domain-containing protein translates to MGKKYWVATLGFCTAQCWAELTVDSPLDFGDIAIRGNNSVSSLIIGRNGSTVSTGEIYIIQPGSPGVYTLSNLPPYSTVQLTVDLPAYSAMPYPNTAQFVVTAVDMPSSLNLGPSGSGQFKLGATLNTSGNPAQNYYSGADYLIYLNINIDY, encoded by the coding sequence GTGGGCAAAAAGTATTGGGTCGCCACCTTAGGCTTTTGCACCGCTCAATGCTGGGCAGAGCTTACTGTTGATAGCCCTCTCGACTTTGGCGATATCGCTATACGCGGCAACAACTCCGTCAGCAGCTTGATTATTGGCCGCAATGGTTCAACCGTAAGTACTGGGGAGATCTATATTATCCAACCGGGGTCCCCTGGCGTTTACACTCTGAGCAATCTCCCCCCCTATAGTACTGTGCAATTGACGGTAGACTTACCTGCCTACTCTGCAATGCCATACCCCAACACCGCCCAATTCGTCGTTACTGCAGTGGACATGCCAAGTAGTTTGAACTTGGGTCCATCTGGTAGTGGGCAATTTAAACTGGGAGCCACACTCAATACCTCGGGCAATCCAGCACAAAATTATTATAGTGGTGCGGATTACCTGATTTACCTGAACATCAATATCGACTATTAA
- a CDS encoding molecular chaperone, translating to MQRTLLTRLCAGLFACLLTQTAWADLLINPTRVMLGANDRSTEVTLINISKQTNTYRIGWLEKKASEQGGYIDLTPAQAASAPIASTMIRFSPRQVTLKPGERQTVKLAVTRKQGLAKGEYRSHLQFRAIPPEKKAENEGGGQNMAITMMLSFAIPVVVVQGDVDYNLSFQNAQIHFNPARNSGSVKVQMTRSGTNSVIGNISAFWTPAGSNKEVLIAKAGDYNFWPELNRINAELIWAGTAFAKTDGKLRIVYEGVKEFRGKVFFDKTINVSGSAIKM from the coding sequence ATGCAACGCACTTTACTCACACGCTTGTGCGCAGGACTTTTTGCCTGCTTACTTACTCAAACCGCTTGGGCAGACCTGTTGATCAATCCTACTCGTGTCATGCTGGGTGCGAATGATCGCTCTACTGAAGTCACGTTGATCAATATTTCCAAGCAAACCAATACCTACCGGATTGGTTGGCTGGAAAAGAAAGCATCTGAACAAGGGGGCTACATTGATCTCACTCCAGCTCAAGCAGCAAGCGCCCCCATCGCCAGCACTATGATTCGTTTTTCGCCTCGTCAGGTCACGCTCAAACCGGGCGAACGCCAGACGGTAAAGCTTGCCGTAACGCGCAAACAGGGATTGGCTAAAGGCGAATACCGTTCCCATCTCCAATTCAGAGCCATCCCTCCAGAGAAGAAAGCCGAAAATGAGGGCGGCGGCCAAAACATGGCAATCACCATGATGCTGAGCTTTGCCATCCCAGTCGTCGTTGTACAAGGCGATGTCGATTACAACCTGAGCTTCCAGAATGCCCAAATCCATTTTAATCCGGCCAGGAATTCCGGCAGCGTCAAGGTTCAGATGACTCGCTCAGGCACCAATTCCGTCATCGGCAATATCAGCGCCTTTTGGACACCTGCCGGTAGCAATAAAGAAGTGCTGATCGCTAAAGCCGGTGATTACAACTTCTGGCCCGAGCTAAACCGCATTAATGCGGAGCTTATTTGGGCTGGCACAGCCTTTGCAAAAACCGATGGAAAGCTCCGAATTGTCTATGAAGGCGTCAAAGAATTTCGCGGTAAAGTATTCTTTGATAAAACCATCAATGTCTCAGGGAGCGCCATAAAAATGTGA
- a CDS encoding SPOR domain-containing protein encodes MNKVYFDRTFRLMLVVSSALLISACAGNPTSSSAANNSPEVQQMLQEWKSMKPGIERMLTIEEEMNLLLGQLGKLNEALDESGDGEQQVALAPIDQGLPVQIESGPALHSSASPELEQTSPAAPPTPVAALPVETASVPEAQTDWDESPTHNAHYALQVASIPDKHQLPVVWQELYAQNPDLLADLQPNFQHAFVNNKDYYRLKLGGFETQTQAQTRCRQLKAAGISCLVADYSASDFDQLTHAQLTARN; translated from the coding sequence ATGAATAAAGTCTATTTTGATCGCACTTTCAGGTTGATGCTGGTTGTATCAAGCGCACTGCTGATCAGTGCCTGCGCCGGTAATCCCACCAGCTCATCAGCAGCGAACAACTCACCCGAAGTCCAACAAATGCTGCAGGAATGGAAAAGCATGAAACCGGGTATTGAACGCATGCTCACCATCGAAGAGGAAATGAACTTGCTACTCGGCCAGTTGGGCAAGCTGAATGAGGCGCTGGATGAATCAGGGGATGGCGAGCAACAGGTTGCACTGGCACCCATTGACCAGGGACTTCCGGTGCAAATTGAGTCGGGCCCGGCACTCCATTCCAGTGCCTCACCTGAACTAGAGCAAACCAGCCCTGCAGCACCGCCTACACCAGTCGCGGCATTACCGGTTGAAACAGCATCTGTACCGGAAGCACAAACGGATTGGGATGAATCACCCACTCATAATGCCCATTACGCATTACAGGTTGCTTCTATTCCCGACAAGCATCAACTACCGGTTGTCTGGCAAGAACTCTATGCCCAAAACCCCGACTTACTGGCGGATCTGCAGCCCAATTTCCAGCATGCCTTTGTCAATAACAAGGATTATTACCGCTTGAAGTTAGGCGGGTTTGAAACCCAGACACAAGCCCAAACCCGCTGCCGTCAACTCAAAGCTGCCGGCATTTCCTGCTTGGTAGCTGACTACAGCGCCTCTGATTTTGATCAACTGACCCACGCTCAGTTAACTGCCAGGAACTAG
- a CDS encoding flagella assembly protein FlgT middle domain-containing protein has protein sequence MPTVQTQYSCVRRIPLGMQLTTWALLLCLGGCNAFFRPGQAGGGGKVNDAQLQQTMEEWREAKPSIDKLAKLEGDLDFLLNEVSKMSAIGQVPGLPAGAPPANTTASIITEETVRVDATGQAQVQQAAPAQATSAADTALPSGSTIATTSTTSTANQVPYTTIEGNFIGGGQAIPTNFQCAQMYTNSYQKNLAFFSFPRLSIASSNLGALSNVEQHLPMLLSANLRNRHGVPAVLEFGQSFSPNGNNELDASEQIQTLGRQSNSQYLVSGEVDDMSLVNPDSVAKPGLYTRFVSGVHDTFKFSSRFDKRSRQFSFTLKVRDSITGQLVFAKQYKTYGKWNSSANTKAGFAAPAFWQTDYGQQVKYLVGKASDELAGALQCQPFIARVDTQAGRDKLVIHSGTNNGLQTGDALELYQLVYEPVTGQYQRYATRMIKRRSKVYLMEVYPGHSVGHVVDEPLLSGQYIVKAL, from the coding sequence ATGCCTACAGTACAAACTCAATATTCTTGCGTGCGCCGGATTCCATTGGGAATGCAGCTGACTACCTGGGCATTGTTACTGTGTCTGGGTGGTTGCAACGCTTTTTTTCGCCCAGGACAGGCTGGCGGAGGCGGTAAGGTCAACGATGCCCAACTGCAGCAAACGATGGAGGAGTGGCGTGAGGCCAAACCTAGCATCGACAAGCTTGCCAAGCTGGAGGGCGATCTGGATTTTTTGCTCAATGAAGTCAGCAAGATGTCTGCTATCGGCCAGGTGCCAGGTTTACCTGCGGGTGCGCCACCTGCCAATACGACCGCGAGCATCATTACCGAAGAGACCGTCAGGGTCGATGCGACGGGCCAGGCACAAGTTCAGCAGGCGGCTCCTGCACAAGCTACGTCGGCAGCGGATACTGCCCTGCCTTCAGGCTCCACCATAGCGACTACAAGCACTACAAGCACTGCAAACCAAGTGCCCTACACCACAATAGAAGGCAATTTCATAGGAGGCGGGCAAGCCATTCCCACCAACTTCCAGTGCGCACAGATGTACACCAACAGCTATCAAAAAAATCTGGCCTTCTTCAGCTTCCCACGCTTAAGCATTGCCTCCAGTAACCTTGGCGCACTATCCAATGTAGAACAACATCTTCCTATGTTGCTCAGCGCTAATTTGCGCAACCGCCACGGTGTACCTGCGGTACTGGAATTTGGGCAAAGCTTTTCGCCAAATGGCAACAATGAACTGGATGCCTCGGAGCAAATCCAGACGCTGGGGCGTCAATCGAATTCACAATATTTGGTCAGCGGCGAAGTCGATGATATGTCGCTCGTCAATCCAGACTCCGTCGCCAAACCCGGTTTATACACACGCTTTGTCAGTGGCGTACACGATACATTTAAATTCAGCAGCCGCTTTGATAAACGCAGCCGCCAATTTAGCTTTACGTTAAAAGTGCGCGACAGTATTACCGGGCAATTGGTCTTTGCCAAACAATATAAAACCTATGGCAAATGGAATTCATCCGCTAATACCAAAGCCGGATTTGCAGCGCCCGCATTCTGGCAAACAGATTACGGTCAACAAGTGAAATATTTGGTGGGAAAGGCGAGCGATGAACTAGCCGGTGCATTGCAATGCCAGCCCTTTATTGCGCGGGTGGACACTCAGGCAGGACGAGATAAATTAGTCATCCACAGTGGCACCAACAATGGCCTGCAAACAGGCGATGCACTGGAGCTTTATCAACTGGTCTACGAACCAGTAACCGGACAGTACCAACGCTACGCTACGCGTATGATCAAACGTCGCAGTAAGGTGTATTTGATGGAAGTTTACCCGGGACACAGTGTTGGCCACGTGGTGGATGAACCATTATTAAGCGGTCAGTACATCGTTAAAGCGCTCTGA
- a CDS encoding response regulator, which produces MKKILIVEDSDMVMKILRHLVQSASLPYEAVYATSLAQATAIYEQTPTDFFAALVDLNLPDAPNGEVVDFTLGKKIPTIVLTGSYDEKRREQLFAKGIVDYVTKEGRYAYSKAIGMIQRLEKNQHIKVLVVDDSDMSRKHMANLFRRHLFHVLEAVDGVDAIKVMLENSDIKLLITDYNMPKMDGFELVRNLRYKYDKTDLIMIGVSGESNEALSAKFIKHGANDFLRKPFHPEEFYCRIIHNVESLELVEQITYNAQRDHLTGLFHRSHFFNIARDMYKSAVEKAAPLSMAIINIDHFSDINERHGNAWGDVALKHIATSLNNMLGRFLLARADSDDFYVLMPGLDHEKAAALLSKVKQLLAADDCVINGEATRFYFSAGVTCRMGQSLDQQIAQANIYLRRAKEAGGNMIVDDGDAEE; this is translated from the coding sequence ATGAAAAAAATTCTCATCGTTGAAGACAGCGATATGGTGATGAAAATTTTGCGCCACCTGGTGCAGAGCGCATCACTACCCTATGAAGCTGTCTATGCAACAAGCCTCGCGCAGGCGACTGCGATCTATGAGCAAACCCCAACTGATTTTTTTGCTGCGCTGGTGGATTTGAATTTGCCCGATGCCCCCAATGGCGAAGTGGTGGATTTTACGCTCGGTAAAAAAATTCCCACCATTGTGCTTACGGGTTCTTACGATGAAAAACGCCGCGAGCAATTATTTGCCAAAGGCATTGTGGATTACGTAACCAAAGAAGGGCGCTACGCTTACAGCAAAGCCATCGGCATGATCCAGCGCCTTGAGAAAAATCAGCACATAAAAGTATTGGTTGTGGATGATTCTGATATGTCGCGCAAACATATGGCGAATTTATTTCGTCGCCATTTGTTTCATGTGCTTGAGGCAGTTGATGGTGTCGATGCGATTAAAGTAATGTTGGAAAATAGCGATATTAAATTGCTGATTACCGACTACAACATGCCCAAAATGGATGGCTTTGAGTTGGTGCGCAACCTTCGTTACAAATACGACAAAACTGATTTGATTATGATTGGTGTGTCCGGCGAAAGTAATGAGGCGCTATCCGCGAAATTTATTAAACACGGTGCCAACGATTTTTTGCGTAAGCCATTTCATCCGGAAGAATTTTATTGCCGCATTATTCACAATGTGGAATCGCTTGAACTGGTTGAACAAATTACTTACAACGCCCAGCGCGATCATCTCACCGGTTTATTTCATCGCTCGCATTTTTTCAATATAGCGCGCGACATGTATAAAAGTGCAGTAGAAAAAGCCGCACCGCTTTCTATGGCCATTATTAATATCGATCATTTTAGTGATATCAATGAGCGCCATGGGAACGCTTGGGGGGATGTGGCGTTAAAACATATCGCAACCAGTCTGAATAATATGCTGGGGCGTTTTTTGCTGGCACGTGCAGACAGTGATGATTTTTATGTGTTGATGCCGGGATTGGATCATGAAAAAGCGGCGGCCTTGCTCAGCAAGGTAAAACAATTATTAGCTGCCGATGATTGTGTGATTAATGGTGAAGCAACGCGTTTTTATTTCAGCGCAGGCGTTACCTGCCGTATGGGGCAAAGTTTGGATCAGCAAATTGCGCAAGCCAATATTTATTTGCGCCGTGCAAAAGAAGCGGGCGGCAATATGATTGTGGATGATGGTGATGCTGAAGAGTAG
- a CDS encoding class III extradiol ring-cleavage dioxygenase has protein sequence MHLMPVVFVPHGGGPMPLLGDANHRELTQFMQSLAADLPRPQAILVVTAHWEEEVVSITSAPAPGMLFDYYGFPPESYEFAYPAPGNPSLAKQIQQLLAANTIDARLDNHRAYDHGTFVPLMLMYPAADIPVVQLSLLASLDPAAHIALGKALAPLREQGVLIVGSGMSFHNMRAFFSNDPSVRGKSETFDQWLSETVTAPQLDNPARELRLREWASAPQGRFCHPREEHLLPLHVCWGAASQHSPVAVQNFSGLLFNTAISGFIWR, from the coding sequence ATGCATTTAATGCCGGTTGTCTTCGTGCCTCACGGTGGCGGGCCCATGCCTTTATTGGGCGATGCCAATCACCGTGAGTTAACGCAATTCATGCAATCACTCGCTGCAGATTTACCTCGCCCGCAAGCGATTCTGGTGGTTACTGCACATTGGGAAGAAGAGGTTGTCAGCATTACCAGCGCACCCGCACCGGGTATGTTGTTTGACTACTACGGCTTTCCTCCCGAGAGCTATGAGTTTGCGTATCCTGCCCCTGGTAATCCCTCTTTGGCAAAGCAGATACAGCAACTGTTGGCAGCGAATACTATTGACGCGCGCTTGGATAACCATCGTGCTTATGACCACGGTACTTTTGTGCCGCTGATGTTGATGTATCCCGCCGCCGATATTCCTGTAGTACAGCTCTCGCTGCTGGCTTCCCTTGATCCTGCTGCGCATATCGCGCTCGGTAAAGCACTTGCGCCTTTGCGTGAGCAGGGCGTGTTGATTGTGGGGTCGGGTATGTCCTTCCATAACATGCGTGCCTTTTTCTCTAACGACCCGAGTGTCAGGGGCAAAAGCGAAACTTTTGATCAATGGCTGTCAGAGACGGTGACTGCACCGCAGCTCGATAATCCCGCGCGCGAATTGCGCTTGCGCGAATGGGCCTCTGCTCCACAGGGCCGCTTTTGCCATCCGCGCGAGGAACACTTGTTGCCCCTGCATGTATGTTGGGGAGCTGCCAGCCAACACTCACCTGTTGCTGTGCAAAACTTCAGCGGGTTGTTGTTTAATACTGCAATTTCAGGGTTTATCTGGCGTTAA
- the rhlB gene encoding ATP-dependent RNA helicase RhlB codes for MNRLIGNFFKKLIGAGQPDTKESPAKPASDKSPSHKKHGDRNSTRKNANSRNNRGQRPAHQAEHKTTKPDQLRDPAASPKQNKPAQERRKRPAKIDHGPWDISEFVVEPLEGKTRFHDLDLELPLMRGIAELGFKYCSPIQAQSLPYALQGKDVVGKAQTGTGKTAAFLTTIIDDLLKNPIAEKRYAGEARALVIAPTRELVMQIAEDAKGLCKYTDLKIHTLVGGMDYAKQQRHLHEDLVDILVATPGRLLDFCGNKDVYLDQLEILVIDEADRMLDMGFIPQVRQIVRQTPKREDRQTLFFSATFTDDVRNLVEQWTYKPVTVDIEPESVANARVDQHVYLVSTEEKYTLLYNLIQQEHAESMIVFANRRDECRDLQERLVRHGIKAGLLSGEIAQNKRVSTLDAFKSGEIKVLVATDVAGRGIHISGISHVVNFTLPEEPEDYVHRIGRTGRAGKTGTSISFACEDDALLLEPIERLLGKTIKCEQPPEGLMLAPPDSPPAPPRSRNERYSNRSVGNRPGANRNRRPRH; via the coding sequence GTGAATAGATTGATCGGAAATTTCTTTAAAAAATTGATAGGTGCTGGCCAGCCGGATACAAAAGAATCGCCAGCAAAACCCGCAAGTGACAAATCCCCTTCCCACAAAAAACACGGCGATCGCAATTCAACACGTAAGAATGCCAATAGCCGCAATAATCGCGGTCAGCGTCCTGCCCATCAAGCGGAGCATAAAACCACCAAGCCCGATCAGTTGCGCGATCCGGCTGCATCCCCCAAACAAAACAAGCCAGCTCAAGAGCGCCGTAAGCGTCCGGCTAAAATTGACCACGGGCCTTGGGATATTTCTGAATTCGTCGTGGAGCCGCTTGAGGGCAAAACCCGTTTCCACGATTTGGATCTTGAACTGCCGTTGATGCGCGGTATCGCTGAATTAGGATTTAAATATTGTTCGCCTATCCAAGCGCAGTCCTTGCCTTATGCCCTGCAAGGAAAAGATGTCGTTGGTAAGGCGCAAACCGGTACCGGAAAAACGGCCGCTTTTTTAACGACGATTATTGACGATTTGTTAAAAAACCCGATTGCGGAAAAGCGTTATGCAGGTGAAGCGCGTGCATTGGTGATTGCACCGACACGCGAATTGGTCATGCAAATTGCAGAAGATGCAAAAGGTTTGTGCAAATACACCGACCTGAAAATACACACCTTGGTTGGCGGTATGGATTACGCCAAACAACAGCGTCACTTGCATGAAGATCTGGTGGATATTCTGGTGGCGACACCCGGCCGTCTGCTGGATTTTTGCGGTAACAAAGATGTGTATCTCGACCAGCTTGAGATTCTCGTGATTGATGAAGCTGACCGCATGCTCGACATGGGGTTCATCCCACAAGTGCGTCAAATCGTTCGCCAAACACCCAAGCGTGAAGATCGCCAGACATTATTTTTCTCGGCCACCTTTACCGATGATGTGCGCAATCTGGTAGAGCAGTGGACTTACAAACCCGTCACGGTAGATATTGAGCCGGAATCGGTTGCTAACGCGCGCGTTGACCAGCATGTATATCTGGTATCGACCGAAGAAAAATACACGCTGCTGTATAACCTGATCCAACAGGAACATGCGGAAAGCATGATCGTTTTTGCCAACCGCCGCGATGAATGCCGCGATCTGCAGGAGCGATTGGTTCGCCACGGTATCAAGGCTGGTTTGCTCTCGGGTGAAATCGCACAGAACAAGCGTGTATCAACGCTTGATGCATTTAAATCGGGCGAGATCAAAGTATTGGTCGCAACCGACGTTGCAGGGCGCGGTATTCATATCAGCGGTATTAGCCATGTAGTGAATTTCACCTTGCCGGAAGAGCCGGAAGATTACGTGCATCGTATTGGCCGCACCGGTCGTGCAGGCAAAACTGGTACCTCGATCAGTTTTGCCTGTGAAGATGATGCGCTGTTGCTGGAGCCTATCGAGCGTTTACTCGGTAAGACGATTAAATGTGAGCAACCGCCAGAAGGATTGATGCTCGCGCCGCCCGATAGCCCGCCTGCGCCACCGCGCTCACGCAATGAGCGCTACAGTAATCGTTCCGTGGGTAACCGCCCGGGCGCTAACCGCAACCGCAGACCGCGTCACTAA
- a CDS encoding type 1 glutamine amidotransferase, producing MRIHSLQHVPFEDIGSMTSDFQARAYSVTTTHWYRGDAAPDLNSFDALIVMGGPMGVNDEAIYAWLADEKTLIKQAIDAGKIVLGICLGAQLIADVLGGKVTRNAHKEIGWLPLSIQPDASDHPIARILAKYPEVFHWHGDTFAIPTGALHIARTEGCLNQAYVYKNQVYGFQFHLETTPASAQALIENCADDIDGSGYTQSAASMLASPQKFNRINQAMSEVIEHIFGQSGR from the coding sequence ATGCGAATCCACAGCCTGCAACACGTCCCCTTTGAAGATATTGGCAGCATGACCAGTGACTTTCAGGCACGGGCATACTCAGTCACAACCACCCACTGGTACCGGGGTGATGCGGCTCCTGATCTCAACAGTTTTGATGCACTGATTGTGATGGGCGGGCCGATGGGGGTTAACGATGAAGCCATTTATGCCTGGCTGGCGGATGAGAAAACCCTGATCAAGCAGGCGATTGATGCCGGAAAAATCGTGCTGGGCATTTGTTTGGGAGCGCAGTTGATTGCGGATGTCTTGGGCGGAAAAGTGACCCGCAACGCCCACAAGGAAATTGGTTGGTTGCCACTGAGTATTCAACCCGATGCCAGTGACCACCCTATCGCCCGCATTTTGGCCAAATACCCGGAGGTATTTCATTGGCACGGCGATACCTTCGCAATCCCTACAGGGGCACTGCATATTGCACGCACCGAAGGTTGTCTGAATCAGGCGTACGTTTATAAAAACCAAGTGTACGGATTCCAATTCCATCTGGAGACAACACCCGCTTCTGCACAGGCTTTGATTGAAAACTGCGCCGACGACATAGATGGATCAGGCTACACGCAAAGCGCCGCTTCCATGCTGGCCAGCCCGCAAAAATTTAACCGGATCAACCAAGCGATGAGCGAAGTGATTGAACATATTTTTGGTCAATCAGGCCGTTAG
- a CDS encoding VIT family protein — translation MRHREGHRSHHSGWLRAAVLGANDGIISTASLMMGMVAAGASNSTILLSGVAGLVAGAMSMAAGEYVSVCSQADTEAADIARETHELATDEAGELHELQEIYVARGLTRELANEVAKQLTAHDALAAHARDELGITDMFAARPLQAALTSALTFSVGAVIPLLVVLLHPAQFLGFAIASCSLLALLLLGGLAAKVGGANVVIGAVRVGFWGAAAMAMTTAVGYLFGVVA, via the coding sequence ATGCGTCATCGCGAAGGTCACAGATCCCATCATTCCGGTTGGCTGCGTGCTGCCGTGCTTGGCGCAAACGATGGCATTATTTCTACCGCCAGTCTCATGATGGGGATGGTCGCAGCGGGAGCATCAAACAGTACGATTCTGCTCAGCGGTGTTGCCGGTTTGGTTGCGGGGGCGATGAGCATGGCGGCAGGTGAGTATGTTTCCGTATGCTCGCAGGCCGATACCGAAGCAGCAGACATCGCGCGTGAGACCCACGAGCTGGCAACCGATGAGGCGGGTGAGCTGCATGAATTGCAGGAAATTTATGTGGCACGCGGCCTCACGCGGGAATTGGCGAATGAGGTTGCAAAACAATTAACGGCACATGATGCACTTGCTGCCCATGCACGCGATGAATTGGGAATTACCGATATGTTCGCGGCGCGGCCGTTACAGGCTGCACTTACCTCTGCCTTGACCTTTTCGGTAGGTGCGGTGATACCCCTGCTGGTGGTATTGCTCCATCCAGCGCAATTCCTGGGCTTTGCGATTGCCTCTTGCTCTTTGCTTGCGCTGCTTCTGCTGGGTGGGCTTGCAGCAAAAGTGGGTGGGGCCAATGTTGTGATTGGTGCAGTGCGCGTGGGTTTTTGGGGCGCAGCAGCCATGGCCATGACCACTGCGGTGGGGTATTTATTTGGTGTCGTTGCCTAA
- a CDS encoding cytochrome b, whose amino-acid sequence MSSIQNSSRYSPILIGLHWFMFVLMVVVFATIEMRSLFPRGSDPRELVKALHFMLGICVLLLVVIRLAVRLSGKTPAIVPAPKPWEKLLATLMHLSLYAFMIFMPIAGWIILSAEGHGVPFFGLELPPLVDKNPALAEQVEDLHKQVGEIGYYLIGLHVLAGLFHHYVKRDNTMTRISLFKPK is encoded by the coding sequence ATGAGTAGTATCCAGAATTCCAGCCGCTACAGCCCGATCCTGATTGGTCTGCACTGGTTTATGTTTGTCTTGATGGTGGTGGTCTTTGCCACCATCGAAATGCGCAGTCTTTTCCCCCGTGGCAGTGACCCACGTGAGTTGGTGAAAGCGCTGCATTTCATGCTGGGAATTTGCGTGTTGTTGTTGGTTGTAATCCGTTTGGCGGTGCGCCTGTCAGGCAAGACGCCGGCAATTGTTCCCGCTCCGAAACCATGGGAAAAATTACTCGCAACGCTCATGCATCTATCGCTTTATGCCTTCATGATTTTTATGCCAATTGCAGGTTGGATCATTCTGAGTGCTGAAGGACATGGTGTTCCTTTTTTTGGATTAGAGCTGCCGCCGCTGGTTGATAAAAATCCGGCTTTGGCCGAACAAGTAGAAGACTTGCACAAGCAAGTCGGCGAAATTGGCTACTATTTGATAGGTCTCCACGTTCTTGCCGGGTTATTCCATCACTACGTTAAACGTGACAATACGATGACCCGAATTTCATTGTTCAAACCTAAATAA